The Acidimicrobiales bacterium DNA window GGCGGGCGTCCCCCGGCCCACCGGGCGCTCGACCTCGCGCTCGACGCCGCGGTGGCCGTGCGCGACGCCGCCCCCGGCCCCGCGCTCCTCGACTGGCTGGGCGAGGCCGCCGGCGCCCCGCTGCGCTGGGACCGCCGGGCGACGGCCGCCCTCCTCCGGGTCCTGCGGGAGGGCACGCCCCGCTCGTGGCGGTTCCTCGAGACGACCGGCGTGCTCGACCGGGCGCTGCCCGAGCTGGCCGAGGCCGTCCGCCGCCGCCGGGCCGATCCCTTCGACCTCGACCCGGCCGGCGCCCTGCGGTGGCGGGTGGTCGAGGCGCTGCACGACCGCGTCGCCGACGACCGTCACGCGGCCGCCGAGTACGCCCGCCTGGCGCACCCCGAGTGGCTGCTGCTCGCCGCGCTGCTCGTCGAGGCGGCCGGCGACGAGCCGCCGGTGGCGCTGGCCCGCCGCCTGGCCCACCGCCTGGACGTGGGCGCCGTCGCCGAGCAGGAGCTGGCCCTCCTCGTCGCGGCCACGGGCCTGCTGCGGTCGGCGGCGGCCAGGGGCCCGACCGAGGACGTCGTCCTCCCGCTCGCCGCCCACCTCGACACGCCCGAGCGGGCCCGGGCCCTGTTCCTGCTCGCGCTCGCCGTCGCGGGGGACGACCGGCTGGAGGCCGCCCGCCTCCGGGACGCGCACGACGCCGTGCAGGCGGCGCTGGCCCACCCCGAGCTGACCGGCCGGGCGGCGCGCAACCTCGTCGGCCGCCGCCGGGCCGAGGTGGCCCGCCTGGTGAACGGCGACGCCGGGGTGGCGGCCCGGCTGGCGGCCGCGCCCAGGGCCCACGTGCTCGCCACCGACGCCGCCGCCCTGGCCCGCCAGGCCCGGCTGCTGGAGCCGCCGCCCCGGCCGGGCGAGGCGCGGGCGGCGGTGGCCGACCACGGCACGGGCTGGGTGGTCGACGTCGCCGCCCGGGACTTCCCCGGCCTGCTCGCCACCGCCGCCGGCGCGCTGGCGGCGCTCGGCCACCACGCCACGCGGGTGACGGCCGGGACGTGGCCCGACGGCTCGGCCGTGGACAGCTTCACCGTCCCGCGGGGGGACCGGCCCGACGCCGCCGCCGTGGTGGCCGCCGTCGAGGCCGCGCTGGCCCACCCACCGGAGGCCGTCCCCGTGCCGGGGGCCGAGGTCCGCTTCGACGACGACGCCTCGCCCTGGTACACGGCCTGCGAGGTGACCGCGCCCGACCGGCTGGGCGTGCTCGCCGACGTCGCCGCCGCGCTCACCGCGGCCGGGGCCGACGTCCACGGCGCGGTGGTCGCCGTCGACCCGGCCGGCGGGGCGACCGCCCGCTTCGAGCTCACCGACCGGCGGGGCCAGAAGCTCGACGACGCCGCCAGGGCGGCGATCGCCGCCACCCTCGTGTCCG harbors:
- a CDS encoding cation:proton antiporter; the encoded protein is MSTGAALADILAVLLAAKLAAEGAERLGVPAVVGEILAGLVVGPSVLGLVEPSDVLAVLAELGVILLLLEVGLQTDPAELGAVGGRSLSVAGVGVALPFALGYGAVAAMGEGGSAALFTGAALTATSVGITARVFADLRALATPEARTVLGAAVADDVIGLVLLTVVVRAVTEGSVSAGSVAALVAAALAFLVVAGAAGLRLAPPLFDRVDRVARSAGTMVALALAFTLAVAELASVARLAPIVGAFVAGLALGRSRQADRIGRELAPVGHLLVPVFFLQIGIETEVAAFARPAVLATAGVLVAVAVAGKVASGWAMRGSAGDRLLVGLAMVPRGEVGLIFAAIGLRDGVLDQDLYAGLLLVVLATTLATPPLLRARLRRLRATVPAPAAAGPEPAGGWLRTAGGVVDLAGGRPPAHRALDLALDAAVAVRDAAPGPALLDWLGEAAGAPLRWDRRATAALLRVLREGTPRSWRFLETTGVLDRALPELAEAVRRRRADPFDLDPAGALRWRVVEALHDRVADDRHAAAEYARLAHPEWLLLAALLVEAAGDEPPVALARRLAHRLDVGAVAEQELALLVAATGLLRSAAARGPTEDVVLPLAAHLDTPERARALFLLALAVAGDDRLEAARLRDAHDAVQAALAHPELTGRAARNLVGRRRAEVARLVNGDAGVAARLAAAPRAHVLATDAAALARQARLLEPPPRPGEARAAVADHGTGWVVDVAARDFPGLLATAAGALAALGHHATRVTAGTWPDGSAVDSFTVPRGDRPDAAAVVAAVEAALAHPPEAVPVPGAEVRFDDDASPWYTACEVTAPDRLGVLADVAAALTAAGADVHGAVVAVDPAGGATARFELTDRRGQKLDDAARAAIAATLVSGRRPARLLRRR